The Candida orthopsilosis Co 90-125, chromosome 3 draft sequence sequence CCTctctttgatcaattagTAAAATCTTGCCATTTGCCGTGGCCACCAAGACCCAATATTCTTGTGAACAACTAACTGCAGTGATCAAATCATCGTTTTCGTAATTAATTTGGACAACATGGCTATCTGCTCCCCACATGTACATTCTTGATGCTAAACCAACAATAACCCTATTGGTCTTTGGTGACCAACTAattaaatttgaataataatCGTTTCTCAATCCTGGTGCTTGCAAGATATCAGAGGCCATTATTGATTTCACTTTGTACTTTGGTTTTCTGGTTGCtgatttgtttattattCTCTCAATGGGGTCCGATTGGTGAATACTCTGATGTCTCAGTGACTGATGAGTGTATGAATTATTAAACTTGAACACCTTTGAGCAATAGTTGAAATTCAAAGCCTTTGCAACTATTTCTTGATGGAGATCATTGGGGACTAGACTTGTCCTTGGACTGCTGGAACTGCCTGTTGAACTTGAGCTGGTGTTTGATCTTGGGGACAGTGACAAATTGGTTGGTGATTGTATAACTGTAGATACAAATGAGTCGTTGCGAATGGAAAGGTTCacttcattgttgttgcagtGTATATTTGGACATTTCGGCTCTCCTCCTGACCATACCTTGTAAGCCAGtatggatgatgatgttggGATAAATCTGTCACCACTTAGCAATGTCTTTTCATTGGACATTATGTTTGGGATCAACAGCCAAATTGTGTTGGCGAGGGGAGGGGGAAGAGACCTTGATAGCAAGACCAACTGTGGTAAACCTGTTGGATGTATATGTTGTGAAGCAAGTTAGTTTGTCAAAAGGTTTGATATGTTTTGCAACCACATTCTGTTTTTCCGATATGCCTTTCAAGATCAACTTTGTGTCAAACGAATAAATTTTTGTCAATCAATCAACCACCAACAAAGTAGATCACCCCGATGCCATTGATAGTTCCAACTAGACTGACATACCTTGGTCCTGTAATCAAATATTCATGTACCTTGCTGTTTTTAATTCTATGTGGACAAGTGTTTTTCAAGACGAAAGAGCTAGTAACTCAACCATTCATTGATGAGATATTCCACCTACGTCAATGTCAAACTTATTGTGCTTACAGGTTCGATAAATGGGATAATAAAATCACAACTCCACCAGGGCTCTACATATTGGGGTTTATGTACTCAAAGATCTTGGAGTTGTTAACTGGTATTCAACATTTGTGTCTGGATTTTAATGTGCTACGATCATTAAACTTATTTGGGGGAGTAGTTGTCTTACCCGTTATcctcaacaatttcaaaaaaacaaactcGAGACAATACTGTACTGTTAACGTCATATCTCAACCGTTGTTGTTTACTTACTACTTCTTATTTTATACAGATGTGTGGTCAACAATACTTGTGGTGATGTCGCTCAGTTTGATCAATACCAGAGCACACCAATGGCCAATTTTAAGCTCAGTAGTTGGATTTGCTAGCTTATGGTTAAGACAGACAAATATAATATGGGTTGCATTTATTGCTGTTGCATATATTGACCGACAAATTTACCGAgagaaatcaattttggacAGAGCTCAGTCATTTATTAAGAggagtttgaaaaactgGTCATCATTAATTGGCTATGCTGTGAACTTTGTCTCGTTTGTtgcatttttgaaatacaatGGAGGCATCACTTTTGGAGATAAAGAGAATCATCAGATCCAGTTACATTTTGTTCAAGTGTTTTACTGTTTTACATTTATCAGCTTCTTTACGTGGCCAGTGTGGTTGAATCGCGCCACCTTGTCCAACTACGTTAAATTCTTTACTGGTAACTATGGATCGAATCTCCTCCTCAACTTTATCTCCTTTTGGGGAATAAAGTACATTATTGATAACTACACCATAATCCATCCTTTCCTACTTGCTGACAACAGGCATTACACATTTTATATCTTCAAACGATTGCTCGGTCACAAGTATAGCAGCGTGGTGGCAATCCCCGTTTATCATTTTGCATCATATATTAGTGTCACGTCTTTGGTAAAGTCTAGAAAACTCAACTTATCACCTATTGGAATTCTAGCATTCATTGGGGCTACAGTATTGACTATTGTACCATCTCCATTGTTTGAGCCAAGATACTACATCATTCCACTTGTGATATTTAGATTATACATAGCTCCAAGCTACCCTCTTGCTCATTTGCTTGAATTTGTgtggttgaatttgataaacttgATTACACTGTATATATTTTTCACATACCAATTCACTTGGTTAAGTGAACCTGGAGCAATTCAGAGAATAATCTGGTGAGGTTCAAGAAACATTTAAATGCATTTTCTTATCTATGTTCTAATATCTACTTCTTGTAAGGTTTTGTCATCGTCTGCTGCTGCATTGTCTTCTTCCGCATCGTCCACATCAGGATCTGCTTCAATTACCTCATGTGATAACGGGCTCTTACTGCTATTTGCTTTCGAGTTTATGCCCAAATTCAGTACAGGTTTGACAGGTTTTGATACTGGTCTGtcgtcatcttcttcatcgtcattgTCATCATGATTCGATGTTTGCAGGGTTTTCGCATGGTCTAGTAAATTCAAGTTCTTAGTAATAAAAGTGTCGATTGATTGAAAGCTCTTGTTATGTAGAGCGAGAATTGATACTTCATTTTGCTTTAATTCATCCAATAGTTCCTTATTCACATTCTCCGCTGGTTCGTTTTCTAACAATGTCATCCATTTCTTAACAgctcttcttttcaaaacttccAAATAAGGCACTTCGAGTTTGGTCTCCTTATCAACAAATACTATTTCACCTTCATTGCCAATGAACAAGTCACCATCGTTATTCTTCCGGTTTGCTTTGATATCCCAATTGCCCATTTCTAAATCGTTAgcaaaaatcaacaagaaatcaCCCCATGTGTCagcaatttgaaatttgaaatcaaaatctcTTCCAAATAAAATAACTTGACCCCATTTCCCAGCAGGTGGTGGAGAAAGATCAATACCAATGTAATTCCCTACTTCATCTGTTACCAATGGAATCCACATAGGGTGGGCAAACATTTCATGAATCACACTTGGAGGAATAGATCTTTGCTTTGGCATCCGCAGATGATTTTGAGATGATGACTTGCTACTGGAAGAATCTGTATCATGAGATGAAACTGATGTTTTCCTTGACTGTGCATCAGTCAAGTCGAATGACGTTCTCGCGGACGACATCTCACTACTCGTGTTGAGACTAAGTTTTTTCTTGTATTGGCTTGAACTTGCATGTGAGACCGGCAATTTACTTAGTTCATTTGTCTTGTGGTTTTGTTGACTTATTCCAGTATTGATGTAGTCGGCAActtttctccaattttCAGTTTGTATCATTATATCGTCCAAGGACATCAACCTCAACCCAAATATGAGACCATTGGTGTCCATATTCAACTGGTTACCAAAGTTCAGCTGTCCATCAGTGATTTTAAAAAACTGTAAAACTGATTGTGGTAATTTAATATGTAAAtccttttgaaaatcttcCAAGTCTGATGAAGTACATTTGCTCAGTAAAGAGCTGTTCAAATCAGGAGCATATTTGACCAACCAGTGTTTTATATGCCTCCAAGCTAGTCTCATTTCATGCACACCCTCCGACCCATCATTTGGTTCGTTTACAACTATATTGTTGATAGAATCCACCGATGAGTTATTGAACTGAGAGTTCATACCCAAAAGGTTCTCTGAGTCTGGTTTATTTACTCTATTAAAGGACTTTCTTGAATCGAATTCAGAGTATTTATCATCTGTACTTAATGAATATATGAATTCTTGCAACCGTTGACTaaacttcatcaccaatggACTTGTCTCTATGCGGTATAGTATTAGCAATAGTTGTTCCTGTGTAAAGCTGAAGATAAATGTAGTTTCAAGTTAAGCGAACGTAGTACTAGTGTAGATCCCTCCCTGCACTTGCTTCTTTGTTCAAAGAggaattttgttttgggGTCTACTTCTAAAATCGTTTCTTAATTCGTTAGtaagaaaattttaataAAAATATGAAAACGCGCGTTTCTTAAGTCTTCTGTTTCTATGTGTGTCGtctattgtttattattaCATTTGACACATATTTACCCAATCGGGTTAATTGTTTAAGTACGACACCAGATAAATTTACGATATGATCTACTACTACTGCAACTACAACGACAACTACAGACagtatatataaatatcaCCTGGGCATGAAGTACAAATCTCATagtaatttgaaaagtatacGATAAACCAGGTATTTCAATATAGGAAGAATcataaaaaacaaaaagtaGGCAAGAAACAACATCCTGCAACGGGATtctcaaaacaaaaaaaaaagattgaagTGGACAAGTAAGACAGAGTCCCCCAAGGAGGTGAGCTCCCCCAAACATCCACCCAGAGCTAAGTACCAAAGCCATAACCTCAATACCGTTCTCAGATACGATGTATATGACTTTCGATTCTGAACACAAATTagtttaaaaaaaaaaaaggaattgCTATGCAAGCAGGAACAAACAAGCcttaaacaaaaaaactGGGTGTAACGAAGAATCCAATGGCATTAAAGAACAGCatgttgaaagaaaacCTTTCAACTCGCCTGGAAAATAGACTTCAAAAGTGACTGTAAGGGTTGTGCTCTGAGGGAAGTGGGCATACAAAATGAACACCCATCCACCCTCATAACACTGTGTTCGGCTCCAATTATGGAACCTTGAATCTCTAGTACTTCTCTGTctttttattatttatCGTTTTGATGGTTTattatttgttgatttcattaGTTCTTTTTGATTAGGTTTTTTTAATCACTATCCATGgtaatcaaattgaagaaggagaagaagaagaaaggtGTGTTAAAATGTCtggaaaaaattttgatttggagaTTTTTGTCTCCATCTCAAGGGGGTTATATGCAGGAGGGCGAAATAGACTTAACATCAATAGGTATATTCTCGAAAGCCGTTGATCAGAATACAAGTTATCGACACTAGTCACATTTCCATCCTCTACAGTATCAAAATCTGATTAAACGTTAATTTAAAATGACAACTATGTAAAATACACGGTACCTCCCACCTATATAAAAACTTTATGattttatatatattgtATTATAACCATTCCATTGATTCAAAGGAACTTCATAAtactttttgaatttgttgtttttttaGTAGtaatttgatgaattgattttcaaatgatttacCAGTTTGAAGCAGCAGCGTCTTCAGCAGCTGGAGTAACACCTGATTCAGCCCAGTCAACATCTTCAGTTTCACCGGTCCATTCGGTTtcagcttcaacaacaacagcttcttcaacttcttcagtGACACCTTCTTCAGCAgcattttgttcaatttcttctggGTCTCTGTAAAAGTACAAATCTGGCATAACTGACCATTCAGTAGTTCTGTCAGCAATGATTCCTCTCAATCTCAAAACCTCTCTAGCCAATAACCACCAGATCAAACCAATAGAGTGTTTACCTTTGTTGTTACATGGGATAGCAACATCAACGTATTCAGATGGTGAGTCCATATCAGTCAAAGCAATAACTGGAATGTTAACATATGATGATTCCTTGATGGCTTGAGCATCGGTTCTTGGGTCAGTAACAACAACCAATCTTGGTTCTTTGAAAGAACGGGTGATATAGTTTGTAAAGTTACCAGGGGTGAATCTACCAGCAATGGCAGTAGCACCAGTGTGAGCACcgaatttcaaaacagcTCTTTGACCGAAAGTTCTTGATGAACAGACAGCAACATCAGAGGCATTTGGAATGGCAGCAATGATTCTGGCAGCCAAAACAATCTTTTCCCAGGTCTTAccaatgttgatgatgttgacaCCATCTGGTCTGGTCTTGTAGACGTATGGTTTGTTGTGTACCTAAAAGGACATTAGTTAGTATCGTCTTTTATTAAATAGTGTGAATCAATGACCGTAGCAGTAGGTAATAAAAACTGGTTCCTGGTCGTCTCTTGCATAATGGGTAAAGCTTTTCCTTCACAATGATTTCGACCTACTCTCCATGTTCACAATGTAACTCTAAACATATTGAAAGTAgaacatcaatttcatcttcttgTCTTCTCTCATCTACTTGCTCTGTCGAAGTTCATTGATTCACGATAAATCCTTTGAATAATTGTGATTGAAAACATACTTGAACATTCTTGGCTCCCAAGTGAACGTTGGCAGCTAATAATAATTTAGCATCTTCTGGAGTTAAGTCAAATGAGGCTGGTAATGACATCTTTGGTTATATTGACTGGTCTATGTTGTTAAGATATATCAAAGGTTTCACCAAGTTtaagattgaaaaaattttgaaaaattgatttttttttttcttcctcGTAGAGTGAGAGTGTGTAGTGTGCAGTGTCtaacaaaattttgtatgTGAAAGGGTTTTGtgttttccttttgaaGTGCGAATCCTTAATAGGGCGAGGGCTCTAGGGAAGTAGTGAGAGGAATTCTCGCTCTATGGGGCGAGATTAGACTTACTCTCGCACAGAGCGCGACCTAAAAcgaagagaaaagaaaatttggTTGCGACACGAATACTTTTTGTGCAAGATATGCTGTGTCTCTAGCCCTAACAATCTATTTTGCACGTGGCTTTTACCAAACACTAAATTGAGGTTGGCATTACCAATCTTACCTGCCTCAAGCCTACTATGGCTTCGACAGTCGCATGCCTTGAATTGGTACGTGcgtttttttcttccattAGCTGGATGGTCATATTGATGTGATGTTAAATTCAGACATTTTTAGTTCTGTTGTCTTGATTACTATTAACTTTTGCAGCCAGTTTACAAATAGAACCTAGTGGTTGAACCCTCAATCTATTCTCTACAAGCTATTTAACATATTTCCAAATGCTTATTGTTTCAGCGTATTCTTCTGGCAACATCAAATAAAGGAATTTGAGATTGTAGTcatatttgaatgaaatcaTATATCCTGATGATAGATTCTGGACGATGGAATGTCTAAAATTCTTTGACCTTTGGAATAACTTGACATAATTGACGAAAATCTCTTGATATGTTAGTGATTTATTCGACATTGAAAGAAACGTCGTTCCCTTGTATGAATTCTCATATTGAAACTTAATCCCACCTTGTAGTCTTTTCGAATTTTTAAACTTTAATAAGCATACAAATATTGGTGTGAAGTTCAATATAATGGTtatattttccaacaagTTGTAAGCCATTAGAATCAAGATGTGAATTATCGAAAATGTAAGATAAAATGCAAAAGTTGTAGGTAAAAGGAAAATCATAATCATGAATAATAAAGTCCCCAATAGTAGTTGATCAACTTCGAAAATATCACCAGTTTCGtaattattcaaattatcaattctATTACGAAGTACATTATACTTCTTTCCTcgaaacaattgaaataatgatttgataatttcaagTTGTCGCTTGTAAATCTTTCCAGCACAATAGTAAAATGTATAAATGTGGAAAGTCgacaattgaatacaatCGATAAAGGATGAAAGTAGGAATGAACATCCACCCCCATAACAAAGTATCTTAAATATCTTTAAAATCATTGGCTTGTTTTCGACGATTTgaacattttcaacaaaatctttccaaaataGGATAGTCCAAATGTATAAATCACCAAGAAACTTACCCAAATCAGTATTTAATTTAAAACCGGCAGGATTTTCAGTTGAGACCCATGTAATCAACGAAACCAACTCATTGTATAAatacttttccaaaatttttgactGGATAAACTTGAATATCTGATCTTGATATTTGTCAATATACCCATAAACTGTAATCCCAAGTAAAATATCATTAAAAATCAACCATAGCGAATTATACAAATTGAtataatttgaattgttaATGTTTAAGTTACTATTGAAAATGGGCAACTTCAACTCATTAATAATTTGTGAATCTTTTTGATACAATACATTTCGATCATAATAACATAGAAATTGAACGGGGAAgtaattcaattgttttaatcGAAGGTCCAATTGTCGAAAACACTTTGAGACCCGGACCAACGAGTATCCgcatatttcaaaatttatcatcagGAGAGATAATATTAGTATGGTCTGGCAAGCTTTGACTACAGGAATTATCAATCGTAAGACAATccatttgcaaaatgaGTGAAACATTGTTGACGCAGACAGTATTGTTTCTCGTTTAAATGTCGTTCGGGTTTTGTATAACAGATTAATCTTCTCGAGGACTGCCTCATTGGCAATTGATGTAATTTGAGATGTAATTCCAACTTCTGGCTGATACGCGTCAAGCTTTGATCCGATTGGCGATGTTGGTTTCTCAGTCTTTTCCATGGATTGTAGCAATATTGGCTCTATAGAAAAATACTCCAAGTTTCTAAAATTCGGTGGATCAAAATAGACAATTGTAGGATTGAGCGGACACCAAATACAATCGTTTGCTTCATCATAATGTAAGTTTATTGGATGCTCCATTGTCTCATGATTTATTGTCCCCACCACTTTCAATTCAGGGATGGCATCAATTGAGACATCTATACCTCTTGCACATTGAAATATGACATATGCATTCCCCACCTCATATCCCAAAAGAAACACAGAATCGTGGAAATACCTTTTCAAGTCATTGGGGAAATAGATTTGCACGGGACGAGACTCATTAAAATTCATTTACCGCAAATGAGTCACGACGTAGAAATTGGGaactgttgttgtattgtatATAAAAGGCTTCCTTTCGTAATCTGAGCAGTCGTGGCAGGTTTTGTAGGCTGGGTGAATCCTCTATTTCGttgtcaattgatgacGAACTTGGTGTAGTGATGAATGGATACGTTTTTATTACAAAATGATCAGCCAAGTATATGATAGTAATGTAAAGTAAAGTTAGGATAATTAGTACAGTTAGAGCTCTGATAAGTATTGAATCGGCCCATAAATGTATATCCACTGTCATATATAATAAGTCATACAAATTCACACTGTCgctgttttgaaaaacacaGGTGTCACCTTTTTTGCGTAACATACAAAAGGCGCTACCGATTTGAGTTGAACTGTATGAATTCCCTTTTCTCtgtatatttttttgcagcCATACACAACCGTTGCAACTTGGCAATCAAGTTTGGGAAAGGGCAACCGCAGAAAGCAACCTAAATAGCACGAGATCGAATATTCACTAAAACAAGTAAATCTGACTCTTATACTGGGGACAGCCATTGTATCCATTGTTGGCACACCTAGCATTGCGTTGAGGATTGTTTACGACaatatcattcaaaatcaagtcGTAGCACT is a genomic window containing:
- a CDS encoding Smi1b protein (cell wall assembly regulatory protein) → MKFSQRLQEFIYSLSTDDKYSEFDSRKSFNRVNKPDSENLLGMNSQFNNSSVDSINNIVVNEPNDGSEGVHEMRLAWRHIKHWLVKYAPDLNSSLSSKCTSSDLEDFQKDLHIKLPQSVLQFFKITDGQSNFGNQLNMDTNGLIFGLRLMSLDDIMIQTENWRKVADYINTGISQQNHKTNELSKLPVSHASSSQYKKKLSLNTSSEMSSARTSFDLTDAQSRKTSVSSHDTDSSSSKSSSQNHSRMPKQRSIPPSVIHEMFAHPMWIPLVTDEVGNYIGIDLSPPPAGKWGQVILFGRDFDFKFQIADTWGDFLLIFANDLEMGNWDIKANRKNNDGDLFIGNEGEIVFVDKETKLEVPYLEVLKRRAVKKWMTLLENEPAENVNKELLDELKQNEVSILALHNKSFQSIDTFITKNLNLLDHAKTSQTSNHDDNDDEEDDDRPVSKPVKPVSNLGINSKANSSKSPLSHEVIEADPDVDDAEEDNAAADDDKTLQEVDIRT
- a CDS encoding Die2 protein (S. cerevisiae homolog DIE2 has dolichyl-phosphate-glucose-glycolipid alpha-glucosyltransferase activity, has role in protein N-linked glycosylation and localizes to endoplasmic reticulum membrane), giving the protein MPLIVPTRSTYLGPVIKYSCTLSFLILCGQVFFKTKELVTQPFIDEIFHLRQCQTYCAYRFDKWDNKITTPPGLYILGFMYSKILELLTGIQHLCSDFNVLRSLNLFGGVVVLPVILNNFKKTNSRQYCTVNVISQPLLFTYYFLFYTDVWSTILVVMSLSLINTRAHQWPILSSVVGFASLWLRQTNIIWVAFIAVAYIDRQIYREKSILDRAQSFIKRSLKNWSSLIGYAVNFVSFVAFLKYNGGITFGDKENHQIQLHFVQVFYCFTFISFFTWPVWLNRATLSNYVKFFTGNYGSNLLLNFISFWGIKYIIDNYTIIHPFLLADNRHYTFYIFKRLLGHKYSSVVAIPVYHFASYISVTSLVKSRKLNLSPIGILAFIGATVLTIVPSPLFEPRYYIIPLVIFRLYIAPSYPLAHLLEFVWLNLINLITSYIFFTYQFTWLSEPGAIQRIIW
- a CDS encoding Gpi1 protein of GPI synthesis, whose translation is MNFNESRPVQIYFPNDLKRYFHDSVFLLGYEVGNAYVIFQCARGIDVSIDAIPELKVVGTINHETMEHPINLHYDEANDCIWCPLNPTIVYFDPPNFRNLEYFSIEPILLQSMEKTEKPTSPIGSKLDAYQPEVGITSQITSIANEAVLEKINSLYKTRTTFKRETISSASTMFHSFCKWIVLRLIIPVVKACQTILILSLSMINFEICGYSLVRVSKCFRQLDLRLKQLNYFPVQFLCYYDRNVLYQKDSQIINELKLPIFNSNLNINNSNYINLYNSLWLIFNDILLGITVYGYIDKYQDQIFKFIQSKILEKYLYNELVSLITWVSTENPAGFKLNTDLGKFLGDLYIWTILFWKDFVENVQIVENKPMILKIFKILCYGGGCSFLLSSFIDCIQLSTFHIYTFYYCAGKIYKRQLEIIKSLFQLFRGKKYNVLRNRIDNLNNYETGDIFEVDQLLLGTLLFMIMIFLLPTTFAFYLTFSIIHILILMAYNLLENITIILNFTPIFVCLLKFKNSKRLQGGIKFQYENSYKGTTFLSMSNKSLTYQEIFVNYVKLFQRSKNFRHSIVQNLSSGYMISFKYDYNLKFLYLMLPEEYAETISIWKYVK
- a CDS encoding Yst1 predicted ribosome-associated protein, with the protein product MSLPASFDLTPEDAKLLLAANVHLGAKNVQVHNKPYVYKTRPDGVNIINIGKTWEKIVLAARIIAAIPNASDVAVCSSRTFGQRAVLKFGAHTGATAIAGRFTPGNFTNYITRSFKEPRLVVVTDPRTDAQAIKESSYVNIPVIALTDMDSPSEYVDVAIPCNNKGKHSIGLIWWLLAREVLRLRGIIADRTTEWSVMPDLYFYRDPEEIEQNAAEEGVTEEVEEAVVVEAETEWTGETEDVDWAESGVTPAAEDAAASNW